One window from the genome of Pseudanabaena yagii GIHE-NHR1 encodes:
- a CDS encoding XisI protein, which produces MDRLDKYRDVIKKILTEYHGWATNSNIRERESCLVFDEVHDQYFWFLMGWQNKRKYRNIQVHIRIKNQKIYIEDDWTEEGIANELLREDIPKSDIVLAFHDLETRKLTEFAVA; this is translated from the coding sequence ATGGATAGATTAGATAAGTATCGTGATGTTATCAAAAAGATTTTGACCGAATATCATGGATGGGCTACTAACTCTAATATTAGAGAAAGAGAGAGTTGTCTAGTTTTTGACGAGGTTCACGATCAATATTTTTGGTTTTTAATGGGTTGGCAAAATAAGAGAAAATATAGAAATATTCAGGTGCATATCCGTATTAAAAATCAAAAGATTTATATCGAGGATGATTGGACTGAGGAGGGAATTGCTAATGAGTTGTTAAGGGAAGATATTCCGAAGTCTGATATTGTTTTGGCTTTTCATGATCTTGAGACTCGGAAGTTAACTGAGTTTGCGGTAGCTTAG
- the wecB gene encoding non-hydrolyzing UDP-N-acetylglucosamine 2-epimerase: MQPQFHVCVTLGTRPEAIKLAPVIHLFRNNPQFQTSVVLTGQHREMVEQVMQLFDLKADYDLGIMRPKQTLTEITCNSLIGLENLYKEIQPNIVLVQGDTTTAFAAALAAFYQQIPIGHVEAGLRTDNLFNPFPEEANRRLVSQIAQLHFAPTTASVANLQTSGVKEGIHHTGNTVIDALLYVSGRSPKCEIKGLDWSSHRVILATVHRRENWGQPLEQIIQAWLLILAEFPDVALVLPMHMNPVVREPLIAKLGNHPRIFLVEPLDYEQLVGAMQHCYLIMSDSGGLQEEAPSLGKPVLVLRTTTERPEAVAAGTSKLVGTDTQEIVAAASKLLGDRNAYEQMANIANPFGDGKSSQRILDIVHEFLA; this comes from the coding sequence TTGCAACCTCAATTTCATGTCTGCGTCACTTTGGGCACTCGTCCAGAAGCAATTAAGCTTGCACCTGTCATCCATTTATTTAGAAATAATCCTCAATTCCAAACTTCAGTTGTGTTAACTGGGCAGCATCGGGAAATGGTGGAGCAGGTGATGCAATTGTTTGACCTCAAGGCAGATTATGATTTGGGAATCATGCGTCCGAAGCAAACCCTCACTGAGATTACCTGCAATAGCTTAATTGGTTTAGAGAATTTATATAAAGAGATTCAACCCAATATTGTCTTAGTCCAAGGGGATACGACCACTGCTTTTGCGGCGGCTCTGGCGGCTTTTTATCAACAAATTCCGATTGGGCATGTGGAAGCGGGACTCCGCACCGATAATCTCTTTAATCCATTTCCTGAAGAAGCCAATCGTCGCCTAGTTTCTCAGATAGCTCAACTGCATTTTGCACCTACGACTGCTTCCGTGGCAAATCTCCAAACTTCAGGAGTAAAAGAAGGAATTCATCATACGGGTAATACAGTTATTGATGCGTTGTTGTACGTGTCAGGGCGATCGCCAAAGTGTGAGATCAAAGGTTTAGACTGGTCATCCCATCGGGTGATTCTTGCCACTGTCCATCGTCGTGAAAATTGGGGACAGCCTCTAGAGCAAATCATTCAAGCATGGTTGCTGATTTTGGCAGAATTTCCTGATGTGGCTTTAGTTCTGCCTATGCATATGAATCCTGTGGTACGGGAGCCGTTAATCGCTAAACTAGGCAATCATCCACGCATTTTCTTAGTGGAGCCATTGGACTATGAGCAATTGGTCGGCGCAATGCAGCACTGCTATTTGATCATGAGCGATTCAGGTGGCTTGCAAGAGGAAGCTCCTAGCCTTGGTAAACCTGTTTTGGTCTTGCGTACTACGACTGAGCGTCCAGAGGCAGTTGCCGCAGGGACGAGTAAGCTGGTGGGTACGGACACTCAAGAGATCGTGGCAGCAGCTTCTAAATTATTAGGCGATCGCAATGCCTATGAACAGATGGCAAATATTGCTAATCCCTTTGGCGATGGCAAATCGAGTCAGCGTATCCTAGATATAGTTCATGAGTTTTTAGCTTAA
- a CDS encoding XisH family protein, with protein MPAKDIYHDAVKNALIKDGWLITADPYLIRYKDVDLFADLAAEKPIAAERQGKKIVVEVKSFLSPSPMRDFELALGQYILYRNLIRLTAPEYGLYLAIKESSYQNFFLRDSIQDLIRIDSIKLLVVNTMQEEILQWID; from the coding sequence ATGCCAGCCAAAGACATTTATCACGATGCCGTAAAAAATGCTCTCATCAAAGATGGCTGGTTGATTACGGCTGATCCTTATCTAATTCGATATAAGGATGTTGATTTGTTTGCTGACTTAGCTGCCGAAAAGCCGATCGCTGCTGAACGCCAAGGCAAAAAGATTGTGGTTGAGGTTAAAAGTTTTTTAAGTCCGTCACCAATGCGAGATTTTGAATTAGCATTGGGACAGTACATTCTCTATCGAAATTTAATCCGATTAACTGCTCCTGAATATGGTCTTTATCTGGCAATTAAAGAAAGCAGTTATCAAAACTTTTTTCTGAGAGACTCAATTCAAGATCTGATACGCATAGATTCAATTAAGTTATTGGTTGTGAATACAATGCAGGAGGAAATCTTACAATGGATAGATTAG
- the acnB gene encoding bifunctional aconitate hydratase 2/2-methylisocitrate dehydratase, whose product MLSAYRDHVAERAAQGIPPLPLNAQQASALCELLQNPPAGEEEFLLALLRDRIPPGVDQAAYVKAGWLTAIAKGESTSPLVSPAYAVELLGTMVGGYNVQTLIDLLSNDDLGDLAATALKKTLLVFDAFNQVLELSKTNARAKAVIDSWAAAEWFTSRPALPETVTVTVFKVTGEINTDDFSPASQAFSRPDIPLHALCMLESRIPDGLQTIAELKQKGYPVAFVGDVVGTGSSRKSAINSVLWHIGNDIPFIPNKRSGGVILGSTIAPIFFNTAEDAGALPIQCDVTKLETGDVITIHTREGKITNAAGETLSTFSLTPDTITDEVRAGGRIPLLIGRSLTARTRQALGLPASDVFILPATPADTGKGYTLAQKMVGKACGVAGVRPYTSCEPLMTTVGSQDTTGPMTRDELQELACLGFSADLVMQSFCHTAAYPKPTDIKTHKELPDFFSNRGGVALRPNDGIIHSWLNRMLLPDTVGTGGDSHTRFPLGISFPAGSGLVAFAAALGIMPLDMPESVLVRFKGELQPGVTLRDIVNAIPYVAIQRGLLTVEKKNKKNVFAGRIMEIEGLPDLKVEQAFELTDATAERSCSGSTIKLSTETVAEYLRSNVALMKNMIARGYSDAKTLLRRIAKMEEWLANPVLMEADPDAEYAEIIEIDLNEIKEPIVAAPNDPDNVKLLSEVAGDRVDEVFIGSCMTNIGHYRAAAKVLEKEAAVKARLWVAPPTRMDEFQLKEEGIYSTFGVAGARTEVPGCSLCMGNQARVADGATVFSTSTRNFNNRMGKDAQVYLGSAELAAVCALLGKIPTVEEYQAIVTKKIDPFASDLYRYLNFDQIANFEDQGRVIALEDMPRIEDILGMPVGAK is encoded by the coding sequence ATGTTATCAGCCTACCGTGACCATGTTGCCGAACGTGCAGCCCAAGGAATTCCCCCTTTGCCCCTCAATGCTCAGCAAGCCTCAGCCCTGTGTGAGCTATTGCAAAATCCCCCCGCAGGCGAAGAGGAATTTTTACTAGCGTTACTACGCGATCGCATTCCCCCTGGAGTCGATCAAGCTGCCTATGTCAAAGCAGGATGGCTAACAGCGATCGCTAAGGGTGAAAGCACATCCCCTCTAGTTAGCCCTGCCTATGCGGTGGAACTGCTCGGCACGATGGTTGGTGGCTATAACGTGCAGACCTTAATTGATTTGTTAAGCAATGATGATTTAGGCGACTTGGCGGCAACGGCTCTCAAAAAGACCCTGCTCGTATTTGATGCCTTTAATCAAGTTCTTGAATTATCCAAAACTAACGCTAGAGCCAAAGCCGTCATTGATTCATGGGCTGCTGCCGAATGGTTTACCAGTCGTCCTGCTTTGCCTGAAACTGTGACCGTGACCGTATTTAAAGTCACAGGCGAAATCAATACCGATGATTTCTCTCCTGCATCTCAAGCTTTCTCACGTCCTGACATTCCTCTCCATGCTCTCTGTATGTTGGAGTCGCGCATTCCCGATGGTCTGCAAACCATTGCCGAACTCAAGCAAAAAGGTTATCCTGTCGCCTTTGTCGGTGATGTGGTGGGAACAGGTTCTTCCCGCAAATCCGCGATTAACTCGGTGCTGTGGCACATTGGCAACGATATTCCCTTCATTCCTAACAAGCGATCGGGTGGCGTAATTTTAGGAAGTACGATCGCGCCGATCTTCTTTAACACTGCCGAAGATGCAGGAGCCTTACCAATTCAGTGTGATGTCACCAAATTGGAAACTGGCGATGTGATTACGATCCACACTCGCGAAGGCAAAATCACGAACGCTGCAGGGGAAACTCTTTCCACATTCAGCCTCACCCCTGACACGATCACCGATGAAGTTCGCGCAGGTGGTCGCATTCCTCTCTTAATCGGTCGTAGCCTCACCGCCAGAACCCGTCAAGCTTTAGGACTTCCCGCCAGCGATGTCTTCATCCTTCCTGCCACTCCCGCCGACACAGGCAAAGGCTACACCCTCGCCCAAAAGATGGTGGGCAAAGCTTGCGGCGTAGCTGGTGTGCGTCCCTATACTTCTTGCGAACCCTTAATGACTACTGTTGGCTCTCAAGATACTACAGGTCCCATGACTCGCGATGAATTGCAGGAACTCGCTTGCTTAGGATTTAGCGCTGACTTAGTGATGCAGAGCTTCTGCCATACTGCCGCCTATCCCAAACCCACCGACATCAAAACCCATAAGGAACTTCCCGACTTCTTCTCCAATCGTGGCGGTGTAGCCCTCCGTCCTAACGATGGCATTATCCATTCTTGGTTAAATAGAATGCTCTTGCCCGATACCGTTGGCACTGGTGGCGATTCCCATACCCGTTTCCCCTTGGGTATTTCCTTCCCCGCAGGTTCAGGATTAGTCGCCTTCGCTGCTGCCCTTGGTATCATGCCTCTGGATATGCCCGAATCGGTCTTAGTCCGCTTCAAAGGCGAATTACAACCGGGGGTAACTTTGCGCGATATCGTGAATGCGATTCCCTACGTTGCCATTCAGCGTGGTTTGCTCACCGTTGAGAAGAAGAATAAAAAGAATGTCTTCGCAGGTCGGATTATGGAAATCGAAGGTTTGCCCGATCTCAAAGTAGAGCAAGCTTTTGAACTCACCGATGCCACTGCCGAGCGTTCCTGCTCTGGTAGCACGATCAAGCTCAGCACGGAGACTGTTGCCGAATACTTACGATCAAATGTTGCTCTCATGAAGAACATGATCGCTCGCGGCTATAGCGATGCTAAGACACTCTTGCGCCGTATCGCCAAAATGGAAGAATGGCTCGCCAATCCTGTATTAATGGAAGCCGATCCTGATGCCGAGTACGCGGAAATCATCGAGATCGATCTCAATGAAATCAAGGAGCCAATTGTCGCCGCACCTAACGATCCCGACAATGTGAAGTTGCTCTCAGAAGTAGCAGGCGATCGCGTGGATGAAGTCTTTATCGGTTCCTGCATGACCAATATCGGACATTACCGCGCCGCCGCCAAGGTTCTCGAAAAGGAAGCCGCCGTCAAAGCCCGTCTCTGGGTCGCACCACCCACCCGCATGGACGAGTTCCAACTCAAAGAAGAAGGAATCTACAGCACCTTTGGTGTCGCTGGAGCCAGAACCGAAGTCCCCGGATGCTCTCTCTGCATGGGTAATCAAGCTCGTGTTGCCGATGGCGCGACGGTCTTCTCTACTTCCACCCGCAACTTCAATAATCGCATGGGCAAGGATGCTCAAGTCTATCTCGGTTCCGCCGAACTCGCGGCAGTCTGCGCCTTACTAGGCAAAATTCCGACTGTGGAAGAATACCAAGCGATCGTCACTAAAAAGATTGATCCTTTTGCCAGTGACCTCTATCGCTATCTCAACTTCGATCAGATTGCCAATTTTGAAGATCAAGGTCGGGTGATTGCGTTGGAGGATATGCCTCGCATTGAGGACATTTTGGGTATGCCTGTGGGTGCAAAGTAG
- a CDS encoding CmpA/NrtA family ABC transporter substrate-binding protein, giving the protein MNPLSRRKFIATFGIAASTVLLNNCTSKPLANDLLQPTPITNISDNPEIQSVRLGIIPSFEVAPLLVAQHKKLFAKYGMTDVELVPFQSWADISDRTEIGTELGTNSDGIDGGHFYSPLPEMMNEGINPNKRKTAMYMLMRLHTHGGYIVVSKRLKPFGIQIQRAPFSPWQDVAKLFGSPMNCAIAELGTNYDLWLRYWLASMNVVPKLNIDVLAIPFAEMSNQIKRSRADLLCLDSWHMLKLLEANLTYPAIATGEIWRNHPGECLAMRADWVDKYPIATQALLQGIMEAQIWCDNPANERELNTLIALSFSNGANLITEPLKMFSQLFKNSPQQTKGILRANSSKNSPNPLAIKYWSNDGISVSYPYKSHDLWFLNEYRRWQLLPDNFEIKETIDAVNREDLWKNAAKAIGVPDTNIPISTSRGVEVFFDGSSFDPNSSQ; this is encoded by the coding sequence ATGAATCCACTTTCTCGACGGAAATTTATTGCCACCTTTGGGATTGCCGCCAGTACAGTCTTACTGAATAACTGTACATCTAAACCCTTGGCAAATGATTTATTACAACCAACGCCGATTACAAATATTTCCGATAATCCTGAAATTCAATCGGTGCGTCTAGGCATAATTCCCTCGTTTGAAGTTGCCCCTTTACTAGTCGCGCAACATAAAAAGCTATTTGCGAAATATGGCATGACCGATGTGGAGTTAGTTCCCTTTCAGTCATGGGCAGATATTAGCGATCGCACCGAAATTGGTACGGAACTAGGAACAAACAGCGATGGCATTGATGGTGGACATTTCTATAGTCCTTTGCCTGAGATGATGAATGAGGGAATTAATCCTAACAAGCGCAAAACTGCCATGTATATGCTGATGCGCCTGCATACCCATGGCGGATATATCGTTGTTTCTAAAAGACTAAAACCCTTTGGCATTCAAATACAACGCGCTCCCTTTTCGCCTTGGCAGGATGTGGCGAAGTTATTTGGTAGTCCCATGAATTGCGCGATCGCCGAACTCGGAACTAATTACGATCTCTGGTTACGTTATTGGCTCGCATCAATGAACGTTGTTCCAAAGCTCAATATTGATGTGCTAGCAATTCCCTTTGCTGAGATGAGTAATCAGATTAAGCGGAGTAGAGCCGATTTGCTATGTCTCGATAGCTGGCATATGTTGAAACTACTGGAAGCGAACTTAACCTATCCTGCGATCGCTACTGGGGAGATTTGGCGCAATCATCCGGGGGAATGCTTGGCAATGCGTGCCGATTGGGTGGATAAATATCCCATTGCCACGCAAGCCTTACTTCAAGGAATTATGGAAGCTCAGATCTGGTGCGATAATCCTGCGAATGAGAGAGAACTAAATACATTAATAGCATTGAGCTTTAGTAATGGAGCTAATTTGATTACGGAACCTCTAAAAATGTTCTCTCAGCTTTTTAAAAATAGTCCACAGCAGACTAAGGGAATACTAAGAGCAAATAGTTCTAAAAACTCTCCTAATCCACTCGCCATTAAGTATTGGTCAAATGATGGTATCTCCGTTTCTTATCCCTATAAGAGTCATGATCTATGGTTCTTAAATGAATATAGAAGATGGCAATTACTACCCGACAATTTTGAGATCAAAGAAACTATTGATGCGGTTAATCGCGAGGATCTATGGAAAAATGCAGCGAAAGCGATCGGCGTTCCTGATACGAATATTCCCATATCCACCTCAAGGGGAGTAGAAGTCTTTTTTGATGGCTCAAGTTTTGATCCGAATAGCTCTCAATAA
- a CDS encoding NF038130 family PEP-CTERM protein, whose product MKTLLKSLSLGAFSLASLIALAPASVSAASITGVVIGGTAANDFYVYDVNASNQTVRIPSPNLSDVQRVLDGNASNPTGNVELAASSEQSTFDFTKNTTLQGTIGSKSLILSSLTLSDWNSSYLGTTLGQYWFNQALTSNGLGALVGTATATSVFNSFVSNGGFQRFSDPNISYVNQDDTTGLISIGLAGHYNATPLLFPIVPPTLQPLLSGKTIQASELVKYSYDGQTGYLFNFKATPSGLVAADDGVSHTGNYELILQGARPVPVPPALIGIAFAGAIGASILKRREANKL is encoded by the coding sequence ATGAAAACACTACTTAAAAGTCTATCTCTTGGCGCTTTCTCTCTAGCAAGTTTAATTGCACTAGCTCCCGCATCCGTATCTGCGGCATCTATAACAGGAGTAGTCATCGGTGGCACTGCTGCTAATGATTTTTATGTTTATGATGTCAATGCTAGTAACCAAACTGTACGGATACCATCGCCTAACCTATCAGATGTTCAAAGAGTTTTAGACGGTAATGCTAGCAATCCTACTGGTAATGTCGAGTTAGCTGCAAGTAGTGAACAAAGCACCTTTGACTTTACCAAAAACACAACTTTACAAGGAACAATTGGTAGCAAAAGCCTAATTCTAAGCAGCCTCACCCTGTCAGACTGGAATTCCAGCTATTTAGGTACAACCTTAGGGCAATATTGGTTTAATCAGGCTCTAACCAGCAACGGTTTAGGTGCTCTTGTTGGCACAGCTACTGCTACCTCAGTTTTTAATTCGTTTGTGAGTAATGGTGGTTTCCAAAGATTTAGTGATCCTAATATTTCTTATGTGAATCAGGATGATACCACTGGCTTAATTAGTATTGGTTTAGCGGGACATTACAATGCAACTCCACTACTTTTTCCGATTGTCCCCCCTACTCTCCAGCCTCTATTATCAGGCAAAACCATACAGGCTAGTGAGTTAGTCAAATATAGCTATGACGGACAGACTGGCTATCTGTTTAACTTCAAGGCAACCCCATCTGGTCTAGTTGCTGCTGATGACGGGGTTTCCCATACTGGTAACTATGAATTGATACTACAAGGCGCTAGACCTGTCCCTGTGCCCCCAGCCTTGATTGGGATTGCCTTTGCTGGTGCTATAGGCGCAAGTATACTCAAGCGTCGAGAAGCTAACAAACTCTAA
- a CDS encoding BrnT family toxin, whose translation MKAFIWSDEKNKLLQQERGVSFEDIVEAIADGYLLDSIEHPNSDKYANQSVFIVAVKEYVYCVPYVESESGVFLKTIFPSRKMKKIYLGD comes from the coding sequence GTGAAAGCGTTTATTTGGAGTGATGAAAAAAACAAATTGCTCCAACAGGAAAGAGGTGTATCTTTTGAAGATATTGTTGAAGCGATCGCTGATGGATATTTGTTAGATAGTATTGAGCATCCTAATTCTGATAAGTATGCTAATCAATCAGTTTTCATAGTCGCTGTTAAAGAATATGTGTATTGTGTACCTTATGTTGAGAGTGAATCAGGTGTTTTTCTAAAAACAATTTTTCCTAGCCGTAAAATGAAAAAGATATATTTAGGAGATTAG
- a CDS encoding protochlorophyllide reductase, producing MSYPQLPTVIITGASSGVGLWSAKALANRGWFIVMACRNVDKTHKAAESVGIAKDRYEVIQVDLGSLVSVREFVAKFRATGRSLEAIVVNAAIYTPLLKEPQRSPEGFELTMTTNHLSHFLLVNLLLEDMKKSTYGDRRVVILGTVTHNPDELGGKIPPQPDLGNLEGFEKGFKPPISMANGKKFEPVRAYKESKVCNILTMRELHRRFHESTGITFTSLYPGCVADTPLFRNHYPLFQKLFPLFQKNITKGYVTQELSGERVAAVVADPEYRQSGAYWSWGNRQKKDGKSFVQTVSPQARDDARAEKMWDLSAKLVRLV from the coding sequence ATGTCATATCCACAGCTACCTACAGTCATTATCACAGGCGCGTCTTCAGGAGTAGGGCTTTGGTCAGCCAAGGCTCTCGCCAATAGAGGTTGGTTCATCGTCATGGCTTGCCGCAATGTTGACAAAACCCACAAAGCGGCAGAATCCGTAGGCATCGCCAAAGATAGATACGAAGTCATTCAAGTTGATCTTGGCTCCTTGGTGAGTGTACGTGAGTTTGTGGCTAAATTCCGTGCTACAGGCAGATCCCTTGAAGCGATCGTGGTCAATGCCGCCATTTATACACCCCTGCTTAAGGAACCACAGCGATCGCCTGAAGGCTTTGAGCTAACCATGACCACCAATCATCTGAGCCATTTCTTACTCGTCAATCTTCTCCTAGAAGATATGAAAAAATCCACCTATGGCGATCGCCGTGTTGTCATCCTTGGAACTGTCACCCATAACCCTGACGAATTGGGCGGCAAGATTCCACCACAGCCAGATCTCGGTAATCTCGAAGGCTTCGAGAAAGGCTTCAAACCACCGATCTCAATGGCAAATGGCAAGAAATTTGAACCAGTTCGAGCCTATAAAGAAAGTAAGGTTTGCAATATCTTAACCATGAGAGAATTGCACCGTCGTTTCCATGAATCCACAGGTATTACCTTCACCTCGCTCTACCCCGGTTGTGTTGCCGATACACCTCTCTTCCGCAATCACTATCCTCTCTTCCAGAAGTTATTCCCCTTGTTCCAAAAGAACATCACTAAGGGCTATGTAACTCAAGAACTATCAGGCGAAAGAGTCGCTGCGGTAGTTGCCGATCCTGAATATCGTCAATCGGGCGCTTACTGGAGTTGGGGCAACCGCCAGAAGAAAGATGGCAAATCCTTTGTGCAAACAGTTTCACCTCAAGCTCGCGATGATGCAAGAGCAGAAAAAATGTGGGACTTAAGCGCCAAGCTAGTTAGACTCGTTTAA
- a CDS encoding T3SS (YopN, CesT) and YbjN peptide-binding chaperone 1, giving the protein MNFQTEAQKNCYQKVADWLPELCDRISHPVAHNPIFSLQFGSATVLVEIRPFYETESIIYIWAYVATEVEVSDDLMLYLLKQNDVFCFGGFSMPEDGDVRFHVTLLGASCQQNEFKLALTEVLESADRYDDLIVKRWGGRRAADSLFDI; this is encoded by the coding sequence GTGAATTTTCAGACAGAGGCACAAAAAAATTGTTATCAAAAAGTAGCTGATTGGCTACCAGAGCTTTGTGATCGCATATCCCATCCCGTCGCCCACAATCCTATTTTTAGCTTACAGTTTGGCTCCGCAACGGTTCTGGTAGAAATTCGACCTTTTTATGAAACAGAATCGATTATTTATATTTGGGCATATGTCGCAACGGAAGTGGAAGTGAGTGATGATCTGATGCTCTATTTGCTCAAACAGAATGATGTATTCTGTTTTGGGGGCTTTAGTATGCCAGAGGATGGGGATGTTAGATTTCATGTGACTTTGCTCGGTGCATCTTGTCAACAAAATGAGTTTAAGCTCGCGCTGACTGAGGTTTTAGAAAGTGCCGATCGCTATGATGATCTGATTGTGAAGCGTTGGGGTGGTAGAAGGGCAGCCGATTCTCTATTTGATATTTGA
- the petD gene encoding cytochrome b6-f complex subunit IV: MAKTEKLPDLNDPILRAKLEKNMGHNYYGEPAWPNDLLYMFPVVITGTIALITGLAVLDPTLVGEPANPFATPLEILPEWFLYPAFQILRIVPNKLLGVLLQSLIPVGLILIPFIENVNKFQNPFRRPVAMAVFLFGTAFTLYLGIGSTLPIDKSLTLGLF; this comes from the coding sequence ATGGCAAAGACTGAAAAGCTCCCCGATTTGAATGATCCAATCTTGCGCGCCAAGTTGGAAAAGAACATGGGTCACAACTACTACGGCGAACCAGCTTGGCCGAATGACTTGTTGTACATGTTCCCCGTTGTAATTACTGGCACGATCGCTTTGATTACTGGTTTGGCAGTGCTTGACCCCACCTTGGTTGGCGAACCTGCTAATCCTTTCGCGACTCCTTTGGAAATTTTGCCAGAGTGGTTCTTGTATCCTGCATTCCAAATTTTGCGGATCGTACCTAACAAGCTTTTGGGTGTACTACTCCAAAGCTTGATTCCCGTTGGCTTGATCCTCATTCCCTTCATCGAGAATGTCAACAAGTTCCAAAATCCTTTCCGTCGCCCTGTAGCGATGGCAGTATTCCTCTTTGGTACTGCTTTTACCCTTTACTTGGGTATCGGTTCTACCTTGCCCATTGACAAGTCTTTGACCTTGGGCTTGTTCTAA
- a CDS encoding T3SS (YopN, CesT) and YbjN peptide-binding chaperone 1 → MKFETPVQKACYEKIQPWLKDLYDNVYSPPYDMPVFVLPLGSATATVEVLPWGSSEAIISTWSYVVTGAEITQDLMRFLLKKNSELQFGVFSIDDDGDIRFHTTLVGSTCDRQELQTLVSSVLETADQYDDAIVATWGGERSLDRSL, encoded by the coding sequence ATGAAATTTGAGACACCTGTACAAAAGGCTTGCTATGAGAAGATTCAACCTTGGTTGAAGGACTTATATGACAATGTCTATTCACCTCCATACGACATGCCTGTATTTGTTTTGCCACTAGGTTCCGCAACAGCGACAGTTGAGGTTTTGCCTTGGGGAAGTTCTGAAGCAATTATTTCCACTTGGTCATATGTGGTTACGGGGGCGGAGATTACACAGGACTTAATGCGATTTTTACTTAAAAAAAATTCGGAACTTCAGTTTGGGGTATTTAGTATTGATGATGATGGGGATATTCGCTTTCACACAACTTTAGTTGGCTCGACCTGCGATCGCCAAGAATTACAAACTTTAGTATCTTCAGTCCTAGAAACTGCTGATCAGTATGATGATGCGATCGTCGCAACTTGGGGTGGTGAGCGCTCTTTAGATCGCAGCCTTTAA
- the petB gene encoding cytochrome b6: MSKVYDWFNDRLEVGAIAEDVTSKYVPPHVNIFYCLGGITLTCFLIQFATGFAMTFYYKPSVTEAFDSVRYIMTDVNFGWLIRSIHRWSASMMVLMMILHVFRVYLTGGFKKPRELTWVTGVILAVITVTFGVTGYSLPWDQVGYWAVKIVSGVPEAIPVVGGTLVELLRGGQSVGQATLTRFYSLHTFVLPWLIAVFMLAHFLMIRKQGISGPL, translated from the coding sequence ATGAGTAAAGTTTACGATTGGTTTAACGATCGCCTTGAAGTCGGGGCGATCGCCGAGGACGTTACTAGTAAGTACGTTCCCCCCCATGTCAATATTTTTTATTGTTTAGGTGGCATCACCCTCACCTGCTTCCTAATTCAGTTCGCGACTGGTTTCGCGATGACCTTCTATTACAAGCCCTCGGTTACTGAAGCATTTGACTCAGTCCGCTACATCATGACCGACGTTAACTTCGGTTGGTTGATTCGCTCAATCCACCGTTGGTCAGCTAGTATGATGGTCTTGATGATGATCTTGCACGTTTTCCGTGTGTACTTGACTGGTGGTTTCAAAAAACCCCGCGAATTGACTTGGGTTACTGGCGTAATCCTTGCCGTAATCACCGTTACCTTCGGTGTAACTGGCTACTCCTTACCTTGGGATCAAGTCGGCTACTGGGCGGTAAAGATCGTATCTGGCGTACCTGAAGCAATTCCTGTCGTTGGCGGAACCTTAGTTGAACTACTTCGTGGCGGTCAAAGCGTTGGTCAAGCAACCCTTACCCGTTTCTACAGCTTGCACACCTTTGTATTGCCTTGGTTGATCGCTGTATTCATGCTTGCTCACTTCTTGATGATCCGTAAGCAAGGTATTTCTGGTCCTTTGTAA